Proteins from a single region of Chanodichthys erythropterus isolate Z2021 chromosome 13, ASM2448905v1, whole genome shotgun sequence:
- the zbtb43 gene encoding zinc finger and BTB domain-containing protein 43: METDANSFHVEFPDFSCSLLKKLNQQRQRGQLCDLMVSLGGHQFRAHRAVLAASSPYFCDQVLLKNSARVVLPDVMHPCVFEQLLLSCYTGALSVPSGEVVAFLTAASFLQMWHVVDKCTELLEVGKKKNSCSGHFDHGSSPRGDGYGTDNEDTGQTAGQAEDLVDDGLSIPTLGTLESAGCSSPDDPSSENGSDAMENQCSRPAYVPPSIMGHRKKVHIKAERQNREACGALFGSEHTMNDSDENCHNPNIIAEDCFEEKLVECLDGDCSYEEPSDFYGSSMEGFSQAGDELSDPPSKEKLQLEGSADVSQDEAPVDSGLKEETSHSGFASVVYKLYPCQCGKSFTHKSQRDRHMSMHLGLRPFGCAVCGKSFKMKHHLVGHMKIHTGIKPYECSLCSKRFMWRDSFNRHTSTCARAHQTRRASQIC; the protein is encoded by the coding sequence ATGGAGACTGATGCAAACTCCTTCCATGTGGAGTTCCCAGATTTTTCCTGCTCCCTCCTGAAGAAGCTGAACCAGCAGCGGCAGAGAGGGCAGCTGTGTGACCTCATGGTGTCCCTCGGCGGCCATCAGTTTCGTGCTCACCGCGCGGTGCTGGCCGCCAGCTCACCGTACTTCTGCGATCAGGTGCTGCTGAAGAACAGCGCCCGCGTGGTGCTGCCGGACGTCATGCATCCGTGCGTTTTCGAGCAGCTTCTCTTGTCGTGCTACACGGGAGCGCTGTCCGTGCCATCTGGAGAGGTGGTGGCCTTCCTCACGGCCGCAAGCTTCCTGCAAATGTGGCACGTAGTGGACAAATGTACTGAGCTTTTGGAAGTGGGGAAGAAGAAAAACAGCTGCAGCGGGCATTTCGACCATGGATCCTCTCCGAGAGGTGATGGTTACGGCACCGACAATGAGGACACCGGCCAGACTGCAGGTCAAGCGGAAGATCTAGTTGATGACGGCCTTTCGATTCCCACTTTGGGAACATTGGAAAGCGCCGGCTGCTCGTCTCCAGATGATCCGAGCAGCGAGAATGGGTCGGATGCAATGGAAAACCAGTGCTCTAGACCTGCCTACGTGCCGCCGAGCATAATGGGACACAGGAAGAAGGTGCATATAAAAGCAGAGCGGCAGAATCGAGAAGCCTGCGGCGCCCTGTTTGGCAGTGAACACACCATGAACGATTCAGATGAAAACTGCCACAATCCAAACATCATAGCTGAGGATTGTTTTGAAGAGAAGTTGGTGGAGTGTTTGGATGGCGATTGCTCCTACGAAGAGCCCTCGGACTTCTACGGGTCCTCCATGGAGGGCTTTTCACAAGCCGGAGACGAGCTCTCTGACCCACCGTCCAAGGAGAAACTGCAACTAGAAGGAAGTGCAGATGTTTCTCAAGATGAGGCACCTGTTGACAGTGGCCTGAAGGAGGAAACTTCTCACTCAGGGTTCGCCTCGGTGGTTTATAAGCTCTATCCGTGTCAGTGCGGCAAAAGTTTTACGCACAAAAGCCAGAGGGACCGCCACATGAGCATGCACCTGGGTCTGAGGCCGTTCGGTTGCGCCGTTTGCGGCAAAAGCTTCAAAATGAAGCATCACTTGGTGGGCCACATGAAGATCCACACGGGCATTAAACCCTACGAGTGCAGCCTGTGCTCGAAACGCTTCATGTGGAGAGACAGCTTCAACCGCCATACCTCCACTTGTGCAAGAGCCCACCAGACCCGACGGGCCTCCCAGATCTGCTAG